Genomic window (Alteromonas pelagimontana):
GCCAAATTAGCATGCAATGCGCTCCCGACGACGATCAAGCTTTCCCACAGGGGATGCCTCAACCGCAATTACTACTCTTTCCATACGCGAACTGCGAGAACCTTTTACCAGAATAGAAATATCACGATGCTCATTGAGCAGGCGGTGTTCCAGCGCCGCCACAAGACTATCAACATCGCTGAAATGTTCGCCTGTGTTTCCATATATGGCGCTGGCACTTTGGCTTAGTACGCCTAACGTAAATAAGTGGTCGATGCCCTTTTCAAGCGCGTACTTGCCCACCTGTTCGTGGTAGTAGCGGGCTTTTTCCCCCAGCTCTGCCATGTCCCCCAGTACCAGCACACGCACGCCGGAAAAACTTGCCAGTGTGTCTATTGCAGCGTTAACTGAGGCCACGTTGGCATTATACGTGTCATCTAGCAGGCGCACCTGAGGTGACAACTGCTTTATGTTCAACCGGCCACGCACCTGCTGCATTTCCAGCAAACCGTCACGTACATCTTCCAAGGTGGCGCCTACCTGTAGCGCCAGCGATGCCGCCAATAAAGCGTTGCCAACATTATGCAAGCCAGGCACGCGTAGCTGCACACCAATTTGTCCTTGGGGGCAGTGAAGCTGGAAATCGGCACAGCCATCCAGCCCAAGAATAACCTCTTCTGCGTAAAAATCTGCCGGGTGTTCCTGCTTTGGCGAAAATGTGAGTATTTTGGTTTGCTTCAGTTTACCCTTCCAAAAATCACCAAACTGGCTGTCGGCATTAATAACAGCCACACCGTTTTTCCCCAGCCCTTTAAAAATTTCACTTTTTGCTCTGGCCACGCCAAGTAAACTGCCAAAGCCTTCAAGATGAGAAGCGGCAGCATTTACGATGGTTGCCACATCGGGTTTTACCAGTTCAGTGGTATAGGCAATTTCACCTAAGTGATTTGCGCCCAGTTCCAGCACCGCAAAATCGTGGTGATTTTCCAAGCGAAGCAAGGTAAGTGGCACACCAATTTCATTATTGAAATTGCCCGCTGTTGCTAATACAGAGCCACGGCGAGATAAAATCGCAGCGGTCATTTCTTTCACTGTGGTTTTGCCACTGCTACCGGTAATAGCGATAGTTTTTGGGGCCACTTCTCTTTTCACTGCGCCAGCTAGCTCGCCTAATGCAAGCTTGGTGTCTTTGACATATATAGCCGGGAGAGAGGTATCCACCTTCTCGCTGACAATAACAGCGCAAGCGCCAGCTTTATGCGCATCGGCCACAAATTGATGACCATTGAAATTATCACCGCTGAGCGCCAGATACACATCCCCTGCTTTTAAGGAGCGGGTGTCTGTGCTGATGCCATTGACTGTAAGATCGTCGCCTGTCAGCTTTCCCCCTACCTGAGCGGCAATCCAAGACAGCGTAGTGCTAATCATTTGCTGTACTCCCTTTGCAAACGTGCGATAACAGCACGTTCGTTATAATCTGATTTTTTCTTCCCGATGATTTGGTAATCTTCGTGCCCTTTTCCGGCGACAACAATTAAATCATCAGCCTGAGCGTTGTCTAAACAGTAACGGATAGCCTTTTCCCGATCCGGTTCGCTTACGGCACAAGAAGGAGAAGCAATGCCTGCTAATATGTCATCCACAATTGCTTGAGCGGGTTCAGAACGGCTATTATCAGTAGTGATCACAATGTGGTCGGCACCGGCCTCAGCCGCCTTGCCCATCAATGGCCGCTTGCCCTTATCGCGATCACCGCCACACCCAAATACACACCACACATGGCCCGCAGTATGAACCCGCGCGCTCGCCAACGCTTTTTCAAGTGCATCTGGCGTGTGGGCGTAATCCACCACCACTGTTGCCGCGCTCTTAAACGTAAATATCTCCATGCGACCGGGGACAGCTTTAAGCGATGGCAGCACCTGCACAACATCTTCGAAATGTTCGCCTTGCGCCAATAATGTTGCTACTGCACTTAACGTATTGCTGACATTAAACTTACCCAACAGCGGAAGCTTTACGCCTGCAACTCCCCAACTTGTGACCAGTTCGAACTGACAACCTTTGGGATGATAGTGAATATTTGTGGCCAAACAATGGCTATCTGGAGATGAAAAATCAGCGTTTACGTCCGCTGACGTCCAGATAACGCGTATATCAGCAGGAAGTTCCTTTATCCAATTACGGCTTTCCTTTTCATCCCAGTTAAGCACCACGGTATGTAATCCCGGTTGCTTTAATAACTGGCGTTTG
Coding sequences:
- a CDS encoding UDP-N-acetylmuramoyl-tripeptide--D-alanyl-D-alanine ligase, with the translated sequence MISTTLSWIAAQVGGKLTGDDLTVNGISTDTRSLKAGDVYLALSGDNFNGHQFVADAHKAGACAVIVSEKVDTSLPAIYVKDTKLALGELAGAVKREVAPKTIAITGSSGKTTVKEMTAAILSRRGSVLATAGNFNNEIGVPLTLLRLENHHDFAVLELGANHLGEIAYTTELVKPDVATIVNAAASHLEGFGSLLGVARAKSEIFKGLGKNGVAVINADSQFGDFWKGKLKQTKILTFSPKQEHPADFYAEEVILGLDGCADFQLHCPQGQIGVQLRVPGLHNVGNALLAASLALQVGATLEDVRDGLLEMQQVRGRLNIKQLSPQVRLLDDTYNANVASVNAAIDTLASFSGVRVLVLGDMAELGEKARYYHEQVGKYALEKGIDHLFTLGVLSQSASAIYGNTGEHFSDVDSLVAALEHRLLNEHRDISILVKGSRSSRMERVVIAVEASPVGKLDRRRERIAC
- a CDS encoding UDP-N-acetylmuramoyl-L-alanyl-D-glutamate--2,6-diaminopimelate ligase — its product is MVVSAFVQSIRALLAKFGVEAPDIRVAGLTLDSRAVSTKLAFVAVKGHQADGRDFIPQAISLGSRVILAQTEDSNSHGAIQMRGNTVIISLFELPQMLSSLAAAFYDYPANKMATVAVTGTNGKTSVVQMVTQLKDKLGTRSASIGTLGSSVYEGEQTRWLPSNAGNTTPDAITMHYLLAEFVQQEARHVAFEASSHAIVQGRLAQVTTDIAVFTNLSRDHLDYHQSMENYAAAKRQLLKQPGLHTVVLNWDEKESRNWIKELPADIRVIWTSADVNADFSSPDSHCLATNIHYHPKGCQFELVTSWGVAGVKLPLLGKFNVSNTLSAVATLLAQGEHFEDVVQVLPSLKAVPGRMEIFTFKSAATVVVDYAHTPDALEKALASARVHTAGHVWCVFGCGGDRDKGKRPLMGKAAEAGADHIVITTDNSRSEPAQAIVDDILAGIASPSCAVSEPDREKAIRYCLDNAQADDLIVVAGKGHEDYQIIGKKKSDYNERAVIARLQREYSK